The following are encoded together in the Roseivirga misakiensis genome:
- a CDS encoding CopD family protein has translation MADLYIKSLHIIFIVTWFAGLFYIVRLFIYQREALDKPEPDRTILGDQLKLMANRLWFIIAWPSAILTLIFGGTMIYQYPAMLQLPFMHVKLTFVVALYIYHFLCHRLYKQLQNDVKRYTSNQLRIWNELSSLILISVVFIIVLKNEFDWVKGTVGFFLVAIALMIGIRIYKRIRSKKEG, from the coding sequence ATGGCTGACTTATATATCAAATCACTCCATATTATCTTCATTGTCACCTGGTTTGCTGGGCTTTTTTACATCGTAAGGCTCTTTATCTATCAAAGGGAAGCACTGGATAAGCCCGAACCCGATAGAACTATACTTGGGGATCAATTGAAGCTTATGGCGAACAGGCTATGGTTCATCATTGCATGGCCATCGGCTATCTTAACCTTGATTTTTGGTGGAACCATGATCTACCAGTACCCTGCTATGCTGCAACTTCCATTTATGCATGTCAAACTTACTTTTGTGGTGGCTTTATACATCTACCACTTTCTTTGCCATAGGCTCTACAAGCAGCTTCAAAATGATGTCAAGCGCTATACATCGAATCAACTAAGAATTTGGAATGAATTATCATCACTTATCTTGATTTCAGTCGTTTTTATCATAGTCCTTAAAAATGAATTCGATTGGGTAAAAGGGACAGTTGGCTTCTTCCTAGTGGCGATAGCTTTAATGATCGGGATAAGAATTTACAAACGCATAAGAAGTAAAAAAGAAGGATAA
- a CDS encoding SCO family protein, producing the protein MLKRGLQIVMALVLIGSTISCDSGSTQKLPVLGLTDYKEVNGKLDTVYHTIPDFSFTDQDSLNVTPATFEGKIYVADFFFGTCPTICPIMKQQMLRVYEEFKDNPNFGILSHTIDPAHDTVAYLKDFSMRLGIPDSKVWKFVTGDQDEIYEIGSEKGYLVPVGEDADAPGGFIHSGAFILVDQERRIRGIYDGTKPIEVSALINDIPRLLAEYE; encoded by the coding sequence ATGTTGAAGCGAGGTTTACAAATTGTAATGGCATTGGTACTGATCGGTAGTACTATTTCTTGTGATTCTGGTAGTACTCAGAAACTACCTGTTCTAGGCCTAACGGATTACAAAGAAGTGAATGGTAAACTGGATACGGTTTATCATACCATACCTGATTTCTCATTTACAGATCAGGACAGTCTCAATGTAACACCCGCAACTTTTGAAGGTAAAATCTACGTGGCCGATTTCTTTTTTGGCACGTGCCCAACCATTTGCCCAATTATGAAGCAACAAATGCTCAGGGTTTACGAAGAGTTTAAGGACAACCCAAACTTCGGCATACTATCTCATACGATAGACCCAGCGCATGATACCGTTGCTTATTTGAAAGATTTCTCCATGAGATTGGGTATTCCGGATAGCAAGGTTTGGAAATTCGTTACCGGAGACCAAGACGAGATTTACGAGATTGGAAGCGAAAAGGGGTATTTGGTTCCTGTAGGTGAAGATGCAGATGCACCGGGAGGATTTATTCACAGTGGCGCTTTCATTTTAGTCGATCAAGAAAGAAGAATTAGAGGGATATATGATGGGACTAAACCAATAGAGGTTAGTGCGCTTATTAATGATATCCCTAGATTGTTAGCCGAATATGAGTAG
- a CDS encoding c-type cytochrome translates to MSRSILSLSKLQTLIVCVTATIVFSCGGSSEKSDNQNVQERLTREELKLFAVGQQLYTRYCINCHMENGQGLGKLIPPLKGSDYLLNNILATSRIIKYGMKGPIMVNGQEYNQPMPGNPSLTPFEILQLQVYISNAWGNEAEVLSLEEVKDYLESNKP, encoded by the coding sequence ATGAGTAGGTCTATACTATCCTTATCAAAGCTTCAGACGCTGATCGTTTGTGTAACAGCGACGATTGTATTCAGCTGTGGTGGAAGTAGTGAAAAGAGCGATAATCAGAACGTTCAGGAACGCCTTACTCGTGAAGAGTTAAAACTATTTGCTGTTGGACAGCAGCTTTACACACGATATTGTATAAATTGTCATATGGAAAATGGTCAGGGGCTTGGCAAGCTAATCCCTCCGCTAAAAGGCTCTGACTATTTACTCAATAATATCCTGGCCACTTCAAGAATCATTAAGTATGGAATGAAAGGGCCGATTATGGTTAACGGACAAGAGTATAACCAGCCCATGCCGGGCAACCCTAGTCTTACTCCTTTCGAAATACTACAACTTCAAGTTTACATCTCTAATGCATGGGGAAATGAAGCTGAGGTTTTGTCCTTGGAGGAAGTAAAAGACTATCTCGAATCCAATAAACCATGA
- a CDS encoding energy transducer TonB, which translates to MHQKLFFSLLLGILINFSAVGQRQKIDTAFLDIEGVQVDRSQEFLTYEVRSLDKKKRVVGLVKKYAKNGRLLETFTYKRGIKEGLYQRFHRNGDLMINGEYKNGNQVGFWAFYDQNKCITKLVEYNDAGKLLQTRDNIFSQNNEKDSINGVKIVFETKPEFPGGMDNWNAHLRRHLKFPTAAKRYGGGEVVLSFVVLADGRIVLPKAISSTHPSLTKEGIRVINLSPRWIPAKLDGKPVDGTMNLRIVFRSS; encoded by the coding sequence ATGCATCAAAAACTATTTTTTTCATTACTCTTAGGCATACTAATTAACTTTTCGGCTGTAGGTCAAAGACAAAAAATTGACACAGCATTTTTAGATATAGAAGGAGTACAAGTTGATCGTTCTCAAGAATTCCTCACCTATGAAGTTAGATCGCTTGACAAGAAAAAGCGTGTCGTTGGCCTAGTTAAAAAGTATGCTAAAAACGGTAGACTCCTAGAAACATTCACCTACAAGAGAGGGATAAAAGAAGGTCTTTATCAGCGATTCCATAGAAATGGAGACTTAATGATAAATGGTGAATACAAGAATGGAAACCAAGTGGGTTTTTGGGCTTTTTATGATCAGAATAAATGCATTACTAAACTAGTAGAGTATAATGATGCAGGAAAACTACTTCAAACAAGGGACAACATATTCTCACAAAATAATGAGAAGGATTCAATCAACGGTGTGAAAATAGTATTTGAAACCAAACCGGAGTTTCCTGGCGGAATGGACAATTGGAATGCGCACCTCAGAAGACACCTAAAGTTCCCCACTGCAGCCAAGAGATACGGAGGTGGGGAAGTAGTCCTTTCATTTGTTGTTTTGGCGGATGGACGAATCGTACTCCCAAAGGCCATCTCTAGTACTCATCCAAGCCTAACTAAAGAAGGTATTAGAGTCATTAATCTGTCACCTAGATGGATTCCAGCTAAGCTTGATGGCAAGCCAGTGGACGGGACAATGAATTTGAGAATTGTATTTAGATCAAGCTAA
- a CDS encoding ABC transporter permease, producing MNLISLSWSYIKAKPLNTLLNVLLMSLGIAIILVLILLSSQLEENLSKNKRGIDLVVGAKGSPLQLILANVYHIDFPTGNIKLDEAKNLTRNRLVKSAIPLALGDNYGGFRIVGTNHDYVKLYSGEIGSGVLWKNNLDVVLGANVSEKLNLKEGAEFFGAHGLSVADLEHEEQSYRVVGVLKKSGSVLDNLILTNIESVWAVHDHEASDEEHDHDHDHEVEEGSAWETGLPDGDTNAEITSMLIKYRSPMGAVQMPRYINANTNMQAASPAFETQRLFSLLGIGVDMLRSFAYIIIVIAGLSIFISLYNALKDRKYDLAIMRSLGAARSKLFVHVVIEGIIITIIGGLLGMVLGHGLMEVLANSYEKSDDIGITGLIFVNQELYVLLISVGIGVVASLIPAFNAYKTDISKVLAEE from the coding sequence ATGAATCTGATATCGTTAAGTTGGAGCTACATTAAAGCAAAGCCCTTAAACACACTGCTGAATGTGCTTTTAATGAGTTTGGGAATTGCGATTATTCTGGTACTGATTTTATTAAGCAGTCAACTAGAAGAAAACTTATCAAAGAATAAAAGAGGTATAGACCTGGTTGTAGGAGCCAAAGGAAGCCCCTTACAATTGATTTTGGCCAATGTTTACCATATAGATTTTCCAACGGGCAACATCAAACTAGACGAGGCTAAGAACCTAACCAGAAACCGATTGGTCAAATCAGCCATTCCTTTAGCCTTGGGCGATAATTATGGAGGCTTTAGAATTGTTGGTACTAATCATGATTATGTAAAACTGTACAGCGGAGAAATTGGCTCAGGGGTACTTTGGAAAAATAACTTAGATGTCGTTTTGGGTGCCAATGTATCTGAGAAGCTGAATTTAAAGGAGGGGGCAGAGTTTTTTGGAGCTCATGGTTTATCTGTTGCCGATTTAGAGCATGAAGAGCAGTCTTACCGTGTGGTGGGTGTTTTGAAAAAGAGTGGAAGCGTACTTGACAATCTTATTCTCACCAATATTGAAAGTGTCTGGGCAGTTCATGATCATGAAGCATCAGACGAGGAGCACGACCATGATCACGACCACGAAGTGGAGGAGGGGAGTGCTTGGGAAACGGGCTTACCTGATGGAGATACCAATGCGGAAATTACGTCCATGTTGATAAAGTATCGCTCACCGATGGGGGCAGTACAAATGCCAAGGTATATTAATGCGAACACCAATATGCAAGCAGCATCACCAGCGTTTGAAACACAGCGGCTTTTTTCACTGTTAGGTATCGGTGTGGATATGCTCAGAAGTTTTGCGTACATCATTATAGTTATCGCAGGTTTGAGCATTTTCATCTCATTATATAATGCCTTAAAAGATCGAAAGTACGATTTGGCCATTATGCGTTCGTTGGGCGCTGCCAGAAGTAAGCTTTTTGTCCATGTGGTTATAGAGGGTATTATCATCACCATTATTGGTGGCCTTTTAGGCATGGTTTTAGGTCATGGGTTAATGGAGGTACTGGCCAATTCGTATGAGAAATCAGACGATATTGGCATTACAGGTTTAATCTTTGTGAACCAAGAACTGTATGTTTTACTTATAAGTGTGGGTATCGGGGTTGTTGCTTCGCTTATTCCCGCGTTTAATGCGTATAAAACGGATATCTCTAAGGTGCTTGCCGAAGAATAA
- a CDS encoding ABC transporter ATP-binding protein → MISIDNLSFGYSDQKVLAIPHMEVKESEHLLILGNSGSGKTTLLHILGGLLAPKEGKVVIGNTDLYGLSAHQRDKYRGQNIGLVFQKAHLISALSVGDNLLLAQYLSGAAQDKGRVYEVLEELNLAQKVNKRVRELSQGEQQRVTIARALLNRPQLILADEPTASLDDENAMKVLSLLKNQAEKYQASLLIATHDQRVKDEFKQTLNLNTP, encoded by the coding sequence ATGATCAGCATAGATAATCTTAGTTTCGGCTACTCAGACCAAAAAGTCCTCGCTATACCCCATATGGAGGTAAAAGAGTCTGAGCATTTACTGATTTTGGGCAATTCGGGTAGTGGTAAAACCACGCTGCTCCATATTCTTGGAGGCTTGTTGGCACCGAAAGAAGGAAAAGTAGTTATCGGCAATACAGATCTTTATGGATTATCGGCCCACCAACGCGATAAATATCGTGGGCAAAATATTGGATTAGTTTTTCAAAAAGCGCACCTGATTAGCGCTTTATCCGTAGGTGATAATCTTCTATTGGCACAATACCTTTCTGGGGCAGCCCAAGATAAGGGGCGAGTATATGAAGTGTTGGAGGAATTAAACTTGGCACAAAAGGTAAATAAACGTGTGAGGGAGTTGAGTCAAGGGGAACAACAGCGAGTGACCATTGCTCGGGCGCTGTTGAATAGGCCACAATTGATATTGGCCGATGAACCCACCGCAAGCCTTGATGACGAGAATGCGATGAAGGTGCTTTCCCTATTAAAAAATCAGGCCGAGAAATATCAGGCATCCTTGCTGATTGCTACACATGATCAACGTGTAAAAGACGAATTTAAGCAAACACTTAACCTTAACACGCCATGA
- the lepB gene encoding signal peptidase I, producing MLDFLKRKPKVETESEPRQKRGFFRELINDILFALIAVTIIRMFFIEAYAIPTGSMENSMLIGDHLFVSKVHFGARTPKTLIQFPLAHQKFWGTNIPSYSKILQVPTFRLPGLRDVRAGEPVVFNYPPDYDKGFPLDIKTFYVKRCMATPGDVFEVRNKQIYINGEAAENPPGMLTSFFVQADQGVHPRYMREIGITDYYDDNPSDTYATTAIPNYPYKDKLGFKIFTTKEKADQLAELPFIKSVEEITYQAGEESGLFPNAPGFNWSRDFFGPLKMPEKGETIELTPKNIALYGEAIEHYEHNDEVEIRGNEVFIEGEKVTSYTFKQGYYFMIGDNRHNSEDSRTWGLVPEDHIVGKPLFIFWSMDRTNPETGFFQNIRFDRILDLIK from the coding sequence ATGCTTGATTTCTTAAAGCGCAAACCAAAAGTTGAAACAGAATCAGAACCAAGACAGAAGAGAGGTTTTTTTAGAGAGCTGATTAATGACATTCTGTTTGCTCTGATTGCCGTAACGATAATTAGAATGTTTTTCATTGAGGCTTACGCCATCCCTACAGGATCAATGGAAAACTCAATGCTAATTGGAGATCATCTATTTGTAAGTAAGGTTCATTTTGGTGCTAGAACGCCTAAAACATTGATCCAATTCCCACTCGCTCATCAGAAGTTTTGGGGCACAAATATTCCATCTTATTCCAAAATCTTGCAAGTGCCTACCTTTAGGCTTCCAGGACTGAGGGATGTTCGCGCTGGAGAACCAGTTGTTTTCAACTATCCTCCTGACTATGATAAAGGATTCCCGCTCGACATCAAGACTTTCTATGTAAAGCGTTGCATGGCTACCCCAGGAGATGTCTTTGAAGTAAGAAATAAGCAGATTTATATCAATGGAGAAGCTGCTGAAAACCCTCCTGGTATGCTAACTAGCTTCTTTGTCCAAGCCGATCAAGGTGTTCACCCAAGATATATGAGAGAAATTGGCATTACGGATTATTACGATGATAACCCGAGTGATACATATGCCACTACCGCCATTCCTAACTACCCATATAAAGATAAACTCGGATTTAAAATATTTACTACAAAAGAGAAAGCCGACCAGCTTGCCGAACTTCCTTTTATTAAAAGTGTGGAAGAGATTACTTATCAGGCTGGTGAAGAAAGCGGACTTTTTCCAAATGCGCCTGGATTTAATTGGAGCCGCGACTTCTTCGGACCGTTGAAGATGCCAGAGAAAGGCGAGACCATTGAATTGACACCAAAAAACATCGCGTTGTACGGCGAAGCGATCGAACACTATGAGCACAACGATGAGGTTGAAATCCGAGGCAATGAGGTATTCATCGAAGGCGAAAAAGTGACAAGTTACACCTTCAAACAAGGGTACTATTTTATGATTGGTGACAATCGCCATAATTCAGAAGATTCTAGAACTTGGGGCCTTGTTCCAGAAGATCATATTGTTGGTAAACCTTTATTCATTTTCTGGTCTATGGATAGAACTAACCCAGAGACAGGTTTCTTCCAAAACATCCGTTTCGATAGAATTCTAGACTTGATTAAGTAG
- a CDS encoding M28 family peptidase: MRNLIILLALLFSSTLSAQQAQDAAQIRKIFDEALEKGESYEMLRYLTKNIGGRLSGSPQAAAAVEWSRQQMIAYGFDTVFLQPVMVPHWVRGKKEIARVVNSKKLGTVPMDVVALGNSVGTGPKGVVGEIIEVQDFQELAKLGRAKIEGKIVFFNRPMDAKLMDTFSAYSGASNQRGSGPSEAAKYGAIGAVVRSLSSFNDDIPHTGGTRYALNIPKIPAVAISTNGANQLSELLKDDQNLNFYFETHAEMLPDVLSYNVVGEIKGSEFPDEIIVVGGHLDSWDLSEGAHDDGAGCVQSIEVLRLMKAIGYQPKRTIRAVMFMNEENGLMGGRKYAELAEENEEYHVAALESDRGGFLPIGFGITGTKAQQDKLLSWQPLFTPYGIHQLKRGGGGADISPLRTQDVPTIGYLPDSQRYFKYHHTGIDNFEAVNQRELELGAAAMASMIYLIDKYGL; this comes from the coding sequence ATGAGAAACCTTATAATCCTACTAGCACTCCTTTTTTCAAGTACACTTTCTGCACAGCAAGCTCAAGACGCTGCGCAAATCAGAAAAATCTTCGATGAAGCCTTAGAAAAAGGTGAGAGCTATGAAATGCTCCGCTATTTGACAAAGAATATCGGAGGTCGATTAAGCGGATCGCCACAAGCCGCTGCTGCGGTAGAGTGGAGTAGGCAACAAATGATTGCCTATGGTTTTGATACCGTCTTTTTGCAGCCTGTGATGGTTCCACATTGGGTTCGTGGAAAAAAAGAAATAGCGCGTGTAGTCAATTCCAAAAAACTGGGTACCGTGCCGATGGATGTAGTAGCCCTAGGTAATTCTGTAGGCACAGGCCCTAAAGGTGTTGTTGGTGAAATTATAGAAGTACAGGATTTTCAGGAATTGGCGAAACTGGGTAGAGCGAAGATTGAAGGTAAAATCGTCTTCTTCAATCGTCCAATGGATGCCAAACTAATGGATACATTCAGTGCTTATAGTGGTGCTTCAAATCAAAGAGGTTCAGGACCTTCAGAAGCAGCCAAATATGGTGCTATTGGAGCGGTTGTTAGATCTTTGAGTTCTTTTAATGATGACATTCCACACACAGGCGGAACTCGGTATGCGCTAAACATTCCTAAAATCCCTGCCGTGGCGATCAGCACGAATGGTGCAAATCAATTGAGTGAGCTACTCAAGGACGATCAAAACCTTAACTTCTATTTCGAAACACATGCCGAAATGCTTCCAGACGTACTTTCTTACAATGTCGTGGGAGAAATTAAGGGCTCAGAATTTCCAGATGAAATCATTGTGGTCGGTGGTCACCTAGACTCTTGGGATCTTTCGGAAGGTGCTCACGACGATGGTGCCGGATGTGTACAGTCAATTGAAGTTTTAAGATTGATGAAGGCAATTGGCTATCAACCTAAAAGAACAATCCGAGCTGTAATGTTCATGAATGAGGAGAATGGCTTGATGGGTGGAAGGAAGTATGCTGAATTAGCAGAAGAAAATGAAGAGTATCATGTGGCCGCTTTAGAGTCGGATCGTGGTGGTTTTTTACCGATCGGATTTGGAATTACAGGGACCAAAGCACAACAAGACAAGCTACTCTCTTGGCAGCCGCTATTTACCCCTTACGGAATACATCAATTAAAGCGAGGCGGAGGTGGCGCCGACATAAGTCCACTAAGAACACAGGACGTTCCAACGATTGGTTACCTGCCAGATAGCCAGCGATACTTCAAATACCATCATACAGGTATAGATAATTTCGAAGCAGTGAATCAACGCGAACTGGAACTTGGTGCGGCGGCAATGGCCTCTATGATTTACCTCATCGATAAATACGGTTTATAA
- a CDS encoding DUF4407 domain-containing protein: MTSLKEFFWFCAGTNRSLLKRCPTDASKYTGMGAAVFFTGVLASLSGGYAFFTVFENTFWALTFGLVWGIIIFNLDRFIVSTMRKKKGGWFKELFIASPRILLAVMLAIVISKPLELKIFSKEIDRKLVLLEEEIFQKEISAIEERYEASGVALQNQITQLKDEINLKTATRNELADAARREADGTGGSMRRSAGPIYQLKKADADQAQKELDNVLNENKPIIQAKEQQYSVLLKSKQGELDQIKRTAWNGMAAQLEALRILGEENRAIFIANVFIMLLFIMLECTPIIVKLIAPRGPYDELLEIREHFYKNHNLEKIAEMDSETYEKLKFYAR; this comes from the coding sequence ATGACATCACTCAAAGAATTCTTCTGGTTCTGTGCAGGAACTAATCGATCATTACTTAAACGCTGCCCTACCGATGCATCGAAGTATACTGGCATGGGCGCAGCAGTTTTTTTCACCGGAGTATTAGCCTCACTATCGGGAGGTTATGCCTTTTTTACCGTATTCGAAAATACCTTCTGGGCCTTGACCTTTGGATTGGTTTGGGGCATTATCATTTTCAACTTGGACAGATTCATTGTTTCGACCATGCGGAAGAAGAAAGGCGGATGGTTCAAGGAGCTATTCATTGCATCACCACGCATTCTTTTAGCTGTTATGCTGGCGATCGTTATTTCTAAGCCTTTAGAACTTAAAATTTTCTCGAAAGAGATCGACAGAAAACTTGTGCTTTTAGAGGAAGAAATCTTTCAAAAGGAGATTTCAGCTATTGAGGAACGATATGAAGCGTCGGGCGTAGCATTACAAAACCAAATCACCCAATTGAAGGATGAAATAAACCTGAAAACTGCGACGCGAAATGAGTTAGCCGATGCCGCAAGACGCGAAGCTGACGGTACTGGTGGATCAATGAGAAGATCAGCCGGCCCCATTTATCAGCTGAAGAAGGCTGATGCAGATCAAGCGCAAAAGGAACTTGACAATGTTTTAAATGAGAATAAACCGATCATTCAGGCTAAAGAACAACAGTACAGCGTACTGCTGAAAAGCAAGCAAGGCGAACTAGATCAAATTAAAAGAACTGCATGGAATGGCATGGCAGCGCAGCTAGAAGCACTCAGAATTCTTGGAGAAGAAAACCGCGCCATTTTTATCGCCAACGTCTTTATCATGTTACTGTTTATCATGCTGGAGTGTACACCGATAATTGTCAAGTTGATTGCGCCTCGCGGACCCTATGATGAACTACTGGAAATAAGAGAGCACTTTTATAAGAATCACAACCTGGAGAAAATCGCTGAAATGGACAGTGAAACTTACGAAAAGCTGAAATTCTATGCCCGCTAA
- a CDS encoding PaaI family thioesterase — translation MSLEHYRNLENMFHAAPIQKILSGAEMKVSEGKATYKLAIKQDYFHAAEAMHGAIYFKMLDDAAYFAAASMESTYFLLTKTYNIEFIRPVLIDQLIAVGEIISVEENRFLSKSSIQNSARKVVATGEGIFVRSKKLLANQGGYLPLI, via the coding sequence ATGAGTCTTGAGCATTATAGAAACTTAGAAAATATGTTCCATGCCGCGCCAATTCAGAAAATCCTGAGTGGTGCTGAAATGAAGGTTTCTGAAGGCAAGGCCACTTATAAACTTGCCATCAAGCAGGACTATTTTCATGCGGCAGAGGCTATGCATGGTGCTATTTATTTTAAGATGTTGGACGATGCTGCTTACTTCGCTGCTGCATCAATGGAATCCACCTATTTTCTATTGACAAAGACCTATAACATAGAATTTATCAGGCCCGTATTAATTGACCAATTGATCGCAGTCGGGGAGATCATTTCCGTTGAAGAAAACAGATTTTTGTCTAAATCAAGTATTCAGAATAGTGCCAGAAAGGTTGTAGCCACAGGCGAAGGCATCTTCGTCAGGAGTAAGAAATTATTGGCTAACCAAGGAGGTTACTTGCCATTGATCTAA
- a CDS encoding DinB family protein — translation MEETQTAQLFFQEEVPDLLKCLRADQKPLWGFMTPQHMVEHLIVIFKMSIGRINLPVVSKEEDFPRLKAYLMKDSPMRRSVPAPNGKNELQPLRSANLEEAKEKLLKEIEVFLAFMKDNPDRELNHPYGGPMKPSEWILFHRKHFKHHFIQFGLIPDYES, via the coding sequence ATGGAAGAAACACAGACGGCACAGCTATTTTTTCAAGAGGAGGTTCCTGATTTACTGAAATGCCTGAGGGCAGATCAAAAACCGCTATGGGGATTTATGACGCCTCAGCACATGGTCGAGCATCTAATTGTCATTTTTAAAATGTCTATTGGAAGAATTAACCTGCCTGTGGTGTCAAAAGAGGAAGATTTCCCAAGGTTGAAGGCCTATTTGATGAAGGATAGTCCCATGCGTCGATCTGTTCCTGCCCCCAATGGGAAAAATGAATTACAGCCATTAAGGTCGGCGAATCTGGAAGAGGCAAAGGAAAAGTTATTGAAGGAAATAGAGGTTTTTTTGGCATTCATGAAAGATAACCCTGATCGCGAGCTCAATCATCCTTATGGCGGCCCAATGAAGCCCAGTGAATGGATACTTTTTCACAGAAAGCACTTTAAACACCATTTTATTCAATTCGGCCTTATTCCTGACTATGAGTCTTGA
- the pruA gene encoding L-glutamate gamma-semialdehyde dehydrogenase, whose amino-acid sequence MATGFFNVPTPTNEPVLSYAPGSKEREELKAALAAARAKEIDVPMYIGGERVTTDNKKPMSPPHDHQHILGHYNEGGSEHVAAAIDAAMAAKSAWADLGWEHRASIFLKAAELLAGPYRAKINAATMLGQSKNAFQAEIDAACEFIDFLRFNVQYMTEIYAQQPNSAPGIWNRVEQRPLEGFVFALTPFNFTAIAGNLPTSAAMMGNTIVWKPSNTQIYSANVLMEVFQEAGVPDGVINLVYVSGPTAGDVIFNHADFGGIHFTGSTGVFQHIWKTIGENIYKYKSYPRIVGETGGKDFIMVHKSSDAKEVATAISRGAFEYQGQKCSAASRAYIPSNLWDDVKDYVVADLATFKMGPTEDFGNFINAVIDEKSFDNIAAYIDGAKASPDVEVIAGGNYDKSKGYFVEPTVLLTKDPKYTTMCEEIFGPVITIYVYDENEFEATMELLDSTSPYALTGSIFGRDRYAVEQATKTLQNAAGNFYINDKPTGAVVGQQPFGGARGSGTNDKAGSMINLLRWVSPRTIKETFVPPKDYRYPFLGED is encoded by the coding sequence ATGGCAACTGGATTTTTCAATGTACCCACCCCAACCAACGAACCTGTATTGAGCTATGCGCCAGGATCTAAGGAAAGGGAGGAGCTGAAAGCCGCTTTGGCTGCAGCAAGGGCCAAAGAAATAGATGTACCGATGTACATCGGTGGAGAAAGAGTGACTACGGATAATAAGAAACCGATGTCGCCACCGCACGATCACCAACACATCTTAGGGCATTATAATGAGGGCGGATCGGAGCACGTGGCTGCGGCTATTGATGCGGCGATGGCAGCGAAATCTGCATGGGCTGATTTGGGCTGGGAGCATAGGGCTTCTATCTTTTTAAAGGCAGCAGAATTACTCGCTGGACCGTACAGAGCTAAGATTAATGCAGCGACCATGTTGGGTCAGTCGAAAAACGCATTTCAGGCGGAAATAGATGCCGCTTGTGAGTTTATCGACTTTTTGCGATTTAATGTGCAATACATGACTGAGATTTATGCTCAGCAACCTAATTCAGCACCTGGTATTTGGAATCGTGTGGAGCAGAGACCTTTGGAGGGATTCGTTTTTGCTTTGACGCCATTTAACTTTACCGCTATTGCTGGTAACCTGCCTACTTCTGCAGCTATGATGGGAAATACCATCGTTTGGAAGCCATCTAATACTCAGATTTATTCTGCTAACGTGCTGATGGAGGTATTCCAAGAAGCGGGAGTTCCCGATGGTGTGATTAACCTTGTTTACGTAAGTGGTCCTACAGCTGGAGATGTGATCTTTAATCATGCTGATTTCGGTGGAATTCACTTCACAGGTAGTACGGGCGTATTCCAGCATATCTGGAAAACAATCGGAGAGAACATTTATAAGTACAAGTCTTACCCTAGAATCGTAGGAGAAACTGGTGGTAAAGACTTTATCATGGTGCACAAATCATCAGATGCAAAAGAGGTGGCTACGGCTATTTCTCGAGGTGCTTTTGAATACCAAGGTCAAAAATGTTCTGCGGCGTCAAGAGCTTATATTCCATCTAACCTTTGGGATGATGTGAAAGACTACGTTGTAGCAGATTTGGCTACGTTCAAAATGGGGCCAACTGAAGATTTTGGAAACTTCATCAATGCCGTTATCGATGAAAAATCATTTGATAATATCGCGGCTTATATAGATGGTGCAAAGGCTAGTCCTGATGTGGAAGTAATTGCAGGAGGAAACTACGATAAATCGAAGGGCTACTTTGTAGAGCCGACCGTTTTATTAACGAAAGATCCAAAATACACTACTATGTGTGAAGAGATTTTCGGTCCTGTGATTACAATATATGTGTATGATGAGAATGAGTTCGAGGCGACTATGGAATTGCTAGATTCGACTTCTCCATATGCGTTAACAGGTTCTATTTTCGGAAGAGATCGTTACGCTGTAGAGCAAGCGACTAAAACACTTCAAAATGCTGCTGGTAATTTCTATATCAATGATAAACCGACAGGTGCGGTAGTAGGGCAACAGCCTTTTGGAGGTGCAAGAGGATCTGGTACAAACGATAAGGCTGGTTCAATGATCAACTTATTGCGCTGGGTGTCTCCTAGAACGATTAAGGAAACATTTGTGCCACCGAAAGATTATAGATACCCATTTTTGGGAGAAGACTAA